A window of the Parambassis ranga chromosome 17, fParRan2.1, whole genome shotgun sequence genome harbors these coding sequences:
- the LOC114449702 gene encoding uncharacterized protein LOC114449702: protein MYSVVEFLQTQEVELVPAQWISDGHCYWPGSLRGMALHLAIKNRTEPEDSWDQWEVRTLFTTESYEEGRRKAREAEMTSDLLSEAEACGQRPRRKKKRVQLGPPGGLERVESEEDRPSPPTKNLPAPAPIIQPPSMPVTPLPIPQPMYTDLSTNSGPPPPVHYSEMLQSWEPVNEMPSLPSHHTYRWAPQQSEPALLKEVLTKLEMVLDQQSTILRLLQHQVAPGPGVEQIEGLPLQNLVALQNLEQSLQSPDYKEKMINYLGAIGGADVKDTTWRVLKKLISNTLAKSLNWRGVNGKTSVAGLNLREVIIAAVRRNPIVGVVAEAEVEQITKRWLQLATDREGGRKRRLLEKERMA, encoded by the exons ATGTATTCAGTTGTTGAGTTTCTCCAAACTCAGGAGGTGGAACTTGTGCCAGCGCAGTGGATAAGTGATGGCCACTGCTACTGGCCTGGTTCACTCAGGGGTATGGCCCTGCACCTGGCCATAAAAAATAGAACCGAACCTGAGGACAGCTGGGACCAGTGGGAGGTCCGGACTTTGTTTACAACAG AGAGCTACGAAGAAGGACGGAGAAAAGCCAGGGAGGCGGAGATGACCTCAGACCTTCTCTCTGAGGCTGAGGCTTGTGGCCAAAGGCCTAGACGTAAAAA AAAGCGTGTCCAACTTGGCCCCCCGGGAGGTCTGGAGAGGGTtgagtcagaggaggacagaccATCTCCACCTACCAAAAATCTCCCTGCCCCAGCTCCCATCATACAGCCTCCTTCTATGCCTGTCACCCCACTTCCAATCCCCCAGCCAATGTACACCGACCTCTCCACCAATTCTGGGCCTCCTCCACCTGTACATTACTCAGAGATGTTACAAAGTTGGGAGCCAGTAAATGAAATGCCAT CATTGCCTAGTCACCACACATACAGGTGGGCCCCTCAGCAGTCAGAACCTG CACTGCTAAAAGAGGTTTTAACCAAGCTCGAAATGGTGCTGGACCAGCAGAGCACAATTCTCCGGCTGCTTCAGCATCAGGTGGCACCAGGACCAGGAGTGGAGCAGATAGAGGGTCTGCCACTACAAAACCTTGTGGCTCTTCAGAATCTGGAACAGAGTCTCCAGAGTCCAGATTATAAAGAGAAAATG ATCAACTATCTGGGAGCAATTGGCGGAGCAGACGTAAAGGACACAACTTGGCGGGTGCTCAAAAAATTAATTAGTAATACTCTGGCCAAGAGCCTAAATTGGAGGGGAGTAAATGGAAAGACATCTGTGGCAGGCCTCAACCTCAGAGAGGTCATAATTG CTGCAGTCCGTAGAAACCCTATTGTTGGGGTGGTGGCtgaggcagaggtggagcagataACAAAAAGATGGCTCCAGCTGGCAACAGatcgggagggagggagaaagagaaggcTCCTGGAAAAAGAGCGCATGGCCtag